In Paraflavitalea devenefica, the genomic window CATGTACTGATTTTAGTCCAAAACCATTTTGTTCCTCTTTCGCGTCGAAGCCTTTCCCGTTATCATGCAGTTCAATGATCATGTCTTTACTGCTTGCCCTGATGCGGAGGTCTATTATCCCTCCGGCATTCATGGCACTGATGCCATGTTTGATGCTGTTCTCTACCAGCGGTTGCAGCAGCATGGCAGGAAATTCAATATTACCGGTGTTGCCTATTTCGCCGGTGTGCAGGAAATAGCTGAATCCGAAACGAAGTTTTTCCAGTTCCAGGTAATTGTGCAGGGTTTGCAATTCCTCTTCCAGCGTGATCATTGCTTTTTCACTGTTGGTCAATACCTCCCGCATTAACTGGCTAAACAGGGATAGGTACTGGTTAGCACGGTATATATCCCTTTTGTTGATGAGGCTTTGTATGGAGCTCATGGCATTGAAAACAAAGTGAGGATTTAGCTGTGACCGTATGGACCTCATTTCGGCGGCCAGCAGTTGTTGCCGCAGCAGGGCCGATTGCAGTTGCCGTTGCTGGCGCCGGCGGTACCATAGGAAAGCAATGGATAAAAACAGGAGGATAGCCAACAGAACCGTTGTTATTTTAAACCAGCCGGTTTGCCACCAGTGTTGTTGTACAATGATCTTGTAATGCGAGAAGATATCGGGTGTGTTGTTGTAACGCAGGTACAGGTCGTAGGTTTTACCGGCTTCCAGGTTGTTGAGATTGAAAAGCGGTATTACCCTGTCGGAACTTGCAGCCCATTTACTACCAGCGGAGGTGCCGCTTTCCAGTTTGTATTCAATAAATATCTTATCGAGCCCGGGATATCTTTTAGGTAATACAACGATGTTTCTTACACCCGCGCCCAATGTAATGGTGTGGTCTTTTTCAAAAGGCAGGTTGTTGGCATTCAACTGCAGGCTATCTCTGTCGTGCAGCAGGGCCATCTGCGTTTTCCCATCGGCCAGATCGCCCACAGCAGCAATAGCCGGTAGCGACGGTAGCCGGGCTATGATATAAGATTCAGCCTCCATTTTTTTGGTAGTAGCGTTCCTTACTTCAATCCTGAGCTTTTTGCCGGGTAACAGGAGGAAATGGTAGCGGGCAAAACGAGTGGGCTCTACCAGTAGGTTGCCTGTGGCCAGGTTGTGCGGTATGTTGGTTTCTATCAATTGCCGCAGGTTGGTCCAACCCACTACCGGTACCGTATCGATCAATATCCTGAAGTCTGAATTGTAGTGATATTGCTGCCTGTTTTCGCCATACATGCGTTTAAAATCAAGCGCCCCGGTTATGGGATCAACCTCCCGCTGCAGGTGGTGCCCTGTACTTTGCCAGTTCGCGCTGTGGTTGAGGAAAAAGTACAGGTACACATTATTGCCGCCCACAGCCGCTAAAACAGGATTCCAATTTCCAGCCGACCAGTATCCAT contains:
- a CDS encoding sensor histidine kinase; protein product: MSIRPGCLFFLFAYIILHPVPLDAQDPFFANAEQRMYTRTMGIQVSNEDLLDYNYGMDGYWSAGNWNPVLAAVGGNNVYLYFFLNHSANWQSTGHHLQREVDPITGALDFKRMYGENRQQYHYNSDFRILIDTVPVVGWTNLRQLIETNIPHNLATGNLLVEPTRFARYHFLLLPGKKLRIEVRNATTKKMEAESYIIARLPSLPAIAAVGDLADGKTQMALLHDRDSLQLNANNLPFEKDHTITLGAGVRNIVVLPKRYPGLDKIFIEYKLESGTSAGSKWAASSDRVIPLFNLNNLEAGKTYDLYLRYNNTPDIFSHYKIIVQQHWWQTGWFKITTVLLAILLFLSIAFLWYRRRQQRQLQSALLRQQLLAAEMRSIRSQLNPHFVFNAMSSIQSLINKRDIYRANQYLSLFSQLMREVLTNSEKAMITLEEELQTLHNYLELEKLRFGFSYFLHTGEIGNTGNIEFPAMLLQPLVENSIKHGISAMNAGGIIDLRIRASSKDMIIELHDNGKGFDAKEEQNGFGLKSVHDRIQLINQSVNDRRIAMVIAPEAGNGTSILLTFFNWLP